A stretch of the Synergistota bacterium genome encodes the following:
- a CDS encoding epoxyqueuosine reductase produces the protein MGLKEKLKNLLNDRVKDWGGKTSYREPILKVASVFDPLWKRLKELCPFHFMPWELLEEAKSVVVFFLPFSEEVIESNQKGYYSSREWAVAYLETNAFLYDISLEMIKLMEEHGYKGVSIKPTHNFDKEKLVSYWSHRHAGFIAGMGTFGLNNMLITEKGCGGRLGSFVTDALLDPDDRPLRESCLFKRNKSCTLCVKRCPVGALKVDGFDRFLCHKQCLEVGFYFSDLGKVDICGKCITHPCALGIPQG, from the coding sequence TTGGGTTTAAAAGAGAAACTGAAAAATTTGTTGAATGATAGGGTTAAAGACTGGGGAGGCAAAACAAGTTATAGAGAGCCTATATTGAAAGTTGCTTCTGTTTTTGATCCCTTATGGAAAAGGCTGAAAGAGTTATGTCCTTTTCATTTTATGCCTTGGGAACTTCTTGAGGAAGCAAAAAGCGTGGTTGTATTCTTTCTTCCGTTTTCGGAGGAGGTTATAGAGAGCAATCAAAAGGGATATTACTCTTCTAGGGAGTGGGCTGTAGCGTATCTAGAGACGAACGCTTTTCTTTATGATATTTCTTTAGAGATGATAAAACTCATGGAAGAACATGGTTATAAAGGAGTATCTATTAAGCCTACTCATAATTTTGATAAGGAAAAGCTTGTTAGTTACTGGTCTCACAGGCACGCGGGATTTATAGCAGGTATGGGGACATTTGGCCTCAATAACATGCTTATAACAGAAAAGGGTTGTGGTGGCAGATTAGGTTCGTTTGTAACTGATGCCCTTCTTGATCCTGATGATAGACCTTTAAGGGAATCTTGTTTATTTAAGAGGAATAAGAGTTGTACTCTATGTGTTAAAAGATGTCCTGTTGGGGCTCTCAAGGTTGACGGTTTTGATAGATTCTTGTGCCATAAACAGTGCCTTGAGGTTGGTTTTTACTTTAGTGACTTAGGCAAAGTTGATATTTGTGGTAAGTGTATAACTCATCCGTGTGCTCTTGGGATTCCTCAAGGATAA
- a CDS encoding 6-phosphofructokinase, whose translation MISRIGILTGGGDCAGLNAVIRAVVKSAVGRHGLEVWGIENGFRGLVKREMRPLTPSDVSGLLPRGGTILGTTNRDNPFHFPVYEDGRLIYKDMSDIAMENFRRYKLDALIVVGGDGSLKIALEFWKKKGMPVIGIPKTIDNDLEATDLTFGFDTAVLTATEALDKLHTTAESHHRVMILEVMGRYAGWIALMAGIAGGADIILIPEIPFDLEKVCEKIRQREKEGKRFSLIMVAEGAREIGKDMIVQKVVEGSPDPIRLGGIGKYIADKIEKMIELETRVTVLGHLQRGGSPTPMDRLLATRFGVKAVELALEGRFGEMVCLRGGEISSVPIEKAVERLKLVSPDCELVKVARALGISFGD comes from the coding sequence ATGATTAGCAGGATTGGTATACTTACAGGTGGTGGAGATTGTGCTGGTCTAAATGCTGTTATAAGAGCGGTAGTTAAGAGTGCCGTTGGAAGACATGGTTTGGAGGTTTGGGGTATTGAGAATGGTTTTAGAGGATTGGTAAAGAGAGAAATGAGGCCTTTAACTCCCAGCGATGTTTCAGGGCTACTTCCTCGCGGTGGAACTATTCTTGGAACGACTAATAGAGATAATCCGTTTCATTTCCCGGTTTATGAAGATGGGAGACTTATATATAAAGATATGTCTGATATAGCTATGGAAAATTTTAGAAGATACAAGCTTGATGCTCTTATTGTTGTTGGGGGAGATGGTAGTCTTAAAATAGCCCTTGAGTTTTGGAAAAAGAAGGGAATGCCGGTTATAGGTATACCTAAGACTATAGATAATGATCTTGAGGCTACAGATCTAACTTTTGGTTTTGATACCGCTGTATTGACAGCTACGGAAGCTCTTGATAAACTTCACACGACTGCAGAATCTCATCACAGAGTTATGATTCTTGAGGTTATGGGAAGATACGCAGGTTGGATAGCTCTTATGGCGGGTATAGCTGGTGGAGCTGATATAATTTTGATACCGGAAATACCCTTTGACTTAGAAAAGGTTTGTGAAAAGATAAGACAAAGGGAGAAAGAGGGTAAGAGATTTAGCCTAATTATGGTTGCTGAAGGTGCAAGGGAAATTGGTAAAGATATGATTGTACAAAAAGTGGTTGAAGGAAGCCCGGATCCTATTCGTTTAGGAGGTATAGGAAAATACATAGCTGATAAAATAGAGAAGATGATCGAGCTTGAAACAAGAGTTACTGTTTTAGGTCATCTTCAAAGAGGGGGTTCTCCTACGCCTATGGATAGGCTTCTTGCAACGCGTTTTGGTGTTAAAGCAGTTGAACTTGCGTTAGAAGGGCGTTTTGGAGAGATGGTTTGTTTAAGGGGAGGAGAAATATCCTCTGTTCCCATAGAGAAGGCTGTTGAGCGTTTAAAGTTGGTTTCACCTGATTGTGAGTTGGTTAAAGTTGCTCGAGCCCTTGGCATATCCTTTGGTGATTAG
- a CDS encoding methylenetetrahydrofolate reductase: MSKLKEKLDSGKFTITAEIGPPKGSDVSEFREIVKLLKGKIDAFNVTDGQGASMKLSSLAGCLVILSEGEEPVMQMTGRDRNRIAIQSELLGAYALGIRNILAITGDYPTLGDNPGAKPVYDLDSVGILLAASSLMKGRDLAGNLLKGEPPNFYLGATANPNFFPIEVELIKMEKKIEAGARFFQTQAVYDINVAERFMKEVSNFNIKVLLGIIPLRSLKSAQFVSKMIPGVKISEEVLRRMENASDPKIEGLKIAAELIRKVKEHGLAHGVHIMAIGAEKTVPILLDML, encoded by the coding sequence ATGAGCAAACTTAAGGAGAAACTTGATAGTGGAAAATTTACTATCACTGCTGAAATTGGTCCTCCCAAGGGTTCTGATGTTAGTGAGTTTAGAGAGATAGTTAAGTTATTAAAGGGGAAGATAGATGCCTTTAATGTGACTGATGGGCAAGGGGCTTCTATGAAGCTTTCTTCGCTGGCTGGCTGTCTTGTTATATTGAGCGAGGGTGAAGAACCCGTGATGCAGATGACAGGGAGAGATAGAAACAGAATAGCTATTCAATCAGAACTTTTAGGAGCTTATGCCTTGGGTATAAGGAATATTCTCGCTATTACTGGTGACTATCCTACTTTGGGGGACAATCCTGGCGCTAAACCTGTTTACGACCTTGATTCAGTGGGAATACTTTTGGCCGCATCTTCGTTGATGAAAGGAAGAGATCTTGCTGGAAACCTTCTTAAGGGCGAACCTCCTAATTTTTATCTTGGAGCAACAGCTAATCCTAATTTTTTTCCTATAGAGGTTGAATTAATAAAAATGGAGAAAAAAATAGAAGCAGGGGCGCGTTTTTTTCAAACTCAGGCAGTTTATGATATAAATGTGGCCGAAAGATTTATGAAAGAGGTGTCAAACTTCAATATAAAAGTTTTGCTGGGTATAATTCCGTTGCGAAGCTTAAAATCAGCACAGTTTGTTAGCAAGATGATTCCAGGGGTTAAAATATCAGAAGAAGTTTTACGGCGCATGGAAAACGCTTCTGATCCTAAAATTGAGGGCTTGAAGATAGCTGCTGAGCTTATAAGAAAGGTTAAAGAGCATGGGTTGGCTCATGGAGTTCATATAATGGCTATAGGTGCGGAGAAAACCGTTCCTATACTTCTAGATATGCTTTAG
- a CDS encoding methylenetetrahydrofolate reductase C-terminal domain-containing protein: MIITKKKPIEEILNELDSYEKIFIVGCTLCATASKTGGEEEVREMKEKLEFSGKRVVGTVVLDPVCNLQKSKLDLKKYVSGISESEALLCMACGNGLQTLGEIVEDKPIFPANDTLFLGEVKRFGVFEERCLQCGKCLLTNGLAICPLSRCPKGMLNGPCGGAKDGLCEVNQDLKCVWMEIYERLKRMGRLSDLKKINLPLDYSIKIRPGQHYVRRGVLNEQT; encoded by the coding sequence TTGATAATAACGAAGAAAAAACCTATTGAAGAGATACTAAATGAGCTTGATAGCTATGAAAAGATTTTTATTGTTGGTTGTACCCTGTGTGCCACAGCAAGTAAAACTGGTGGAGAGGAAGAAGTTAGGGAGATGAAAGAAAAACTTGAATTTTCAGGCAAAAGAGTTGTTGGGACTGTTGTTCTTGATCCTGTTTGTAATTTACAGAAAAGCAAATTGGATTTGAAAAAGTATGTATCTGGTATTTCAGAAAGCGAAGCCCTTTTGTGTATGGCTTGTGGGAACGGACTTCAAACTTTGGGAGAGATAGTAGAGGATAAACCTATCTTTCCGGCTAATGATACCCTATTTCTTGGAGAGGTTAAGAGATTCGGAGTGTTCGAGGAAAGATGTTTGCAATGTGGAAAATGTCTTCTGACTAATGGTTTGGCCATATGTCCTCTTTCAAGATGTCCGAAGGGAATGCTTAATGGTCCATGTGGAGGAGCTAAAGATGGCTTATGCGAGGTTAATCAAGATTTGAAGTGCGTCTGGATGGAGATATATGAGAGGTTAAAAAGAATGGGTAGGCTTAGTGATCTTAAAAAGATTAATCTTCCTCTCGACTATTCTATTAAGATAAGACCGGGACAACATTATGTAAGAAGAGGTGTTCTGAATGAGCAAACTTAA
- a CDS encoding GntR family transcriptional regulator has product MRRKKTLGEKIYEKLKEEIISRKRKVGEKLVERDLAQIFKVSITPVRDALKKLEDEGLVTKRGKLRTVRGVNTRELEDYYEVRILLEPKAAEKAASRISEEGKRKLDDIIQRMEIAVKQEDYNALDLLNRELDETIYEACGNRYLQKVLQEVLAITLPYREIASRMPERIHTMLEEHKEICETIKSGEAKKAAELTEKHIKGAAERVLRVLKELEEII; this is encoded by the coding sequence GTGAGAAGAAAAAAGACTCTTGGAGAAAAAATTTACGAAAAATTAAAAGAAGAAATTATATCCCGTAAGAGAAAGGTTGGGGAAAAGCTTGTAGAAAGAGATCTAGCTCAAATATTCAAAGTAAGCATAACGCCTGTTAGAGATGCCTTAAAGAAACTTGAAGACGAAGGGCTAGTAACCAAAAGAGGTAAGCTTAGAACTGTAAGAGGAGTAAACACAAGAGAGCTTGAGGATTACTATGAAGTCCGAATACTTCTTGAACCTAAGGCTGCTGAAAAGGCTGCTTCAAGAATATCTGAAGAGGGTAAAAGGAAACTCGATGACATCATTCAAAGAATGGAAATAGCAGTAAAGCAAGAAGATTACAATGCTCTTGATCTACTGAACAGGGAACTAGACGAAACTATTTATGAAGCTTGCGGTAATCGTTACCTACAAAAGGTTTTACAGGAAGTTCTAGCCATAACATTACCCTATAGAGAGATAGCAAGCAGAATGCCTGAAAGAATACATACTATGTTAGAAGAGCATAAAGAAATATGCGAAACTATTAAATCTGGAGAGGCCAAAAAAGCAGCAGAACTAACTGAAAAACACATAAAGGGAGCAGCAGAAAGAGTTTTAAGAGTTTTAAAGGAACTTGAAGAAATAATTTAA
- a CDS encoding isocitrate lyase/PEP mutase family protein, with amino-acid sequence MKEKSAGKKARELLERNGIIVAPGTYDALTAKLAESVGFEMIFHSGYGTAASLLGQPDVGLVCFSEMCERVKYMARAINIPLLCDADTGYGNAINVYRTVKEYIWAGAGGLFIEDQLWPKRCGHLEGKQLISLEEMVGKVKAAVDAKKEEDPNFLIGARTDAIAVYGFEEAIKRGKYYREAGADFIFIESPTSLEQLEKIPKLLPDTPLMLNLIEKGKTPFITVKEAEELGYKIVVHSVFVLYTVAKAVKDALTYLKDHGITPPYENMMPFPEFAEFIGYPKIKEMERKYLPKDILEEKYKGRL; translated from the coding sequence TTGAAAGAAAAAAGCGCAGGTAAAAAAGCAAGAGAGCTTTTAGAAAGGAACGGTATCATTGTAGCACCTGGTACTTATGATGCACTTACAGCCAAATTAGCTGAAAGCGTAGGGTTCGAAATGATCTTTCACTCAGGGTATGGAACAGCTGCTTCACTTTTAGGACAACCTGATGTAGGCTTAGTATGCTTTAGCGAGATGTGCGAGCGAGTAAAATATATGGCAAGAGCTATAAACATACCCCTGCTCTGTGATGCTGATACTGGTTATGGTAATGCCATAAACGTTTATAGAACTGTTAAGGAGTATATTTGGGCGGGAGCAGGTGGACTTTTCATCGAAGATCAACTATGGCCAAAAAGGTGTGGACATCTTGAAGGAAAACAATTAATATCTCTTGAAGAAATGGTGGGGAAAGTAAAAGCAGCAGTAGACGCCAAAAAAGAAGAAGACCCTAACTTCCTTATAGGAGCAAGAACTGACGCTATAGCTGTCTATGGCTTTGAAGAAGCGATAAAAAGAGGAAAATACTATAGAGAGGCAGGTGCTGACTTTATATTTATTGAATCACCAACATCTCTGGAACAGCTTGAAAAGATACCGAAGTTATTACCGGATACACCTCTTATGCTAAATCTTATAGAAAAGGGTAAAACTCCATTCATAACTGTCAAAGAAGCAGAAGAACTTGGTTATAAAATAGTGGTTCATTCTGTATTCGTGCTGTATACTGTGGCAAAAGCAGTTAAAGACGCTTTAACTTACCTGAAGGACCATGGAATAACTCCTCCTTATGAAAATATGATGCCATTCCCGGAATTTGCCGAGTTCATAGGATATCCTAAAATAAAAGAGATGGAAAGAAAATATTTACCTAAAGACATCTTGGAAGAAAAATATAAGGGACGGCTTTAA
- a CDS encoding arginine decarboxylase, pyruvoyl-dependent, giving the protein MVKLLIVPKKATLVIGKGEGKTHLTAFDKALLSAGIGNYNLLKVSSILPPHVEITESFSVPLGALLPVAYGSLVSEEPGQRIAASIGIGIPVNPEDVGLIMEFTGFCSAKEAMEIVENMVRESFEIRGQTLKEIRSKAIEHTVEKIGCVIAATVLWG; this is encoded by the coding sequence GTGGTGAAGTTGCTAATTGTTCCAAAGAAAGCAACCCTTGTAATCGGAAAAGGTGAAGGAAAAACTCACCTAACTGCCTTTGATAAGGCCCTTTTATCAGCAGGAATAGGAAACTATAATTTACTTAAAGTCAGCAGTATACTACCCCCCCATGTTGAGATAACGGAAAGCTTCTCTGTACCGCTAGGAGCTCTTCTACCAGTAGCATACGGAAGTCTAGTAAGCGAAGAACCTGGCCAAAGAATCGCCGCATCTATAGGAATAGGTATTCCAGTAAACCCAGAAGATGTAGGATTAATAATGGAATTCACTGGTTTCTGCTCCGCGAAGGAAGCAATGGAGATAGTTGAAAATATGGTAAGAGAATCCTTCGAGATAAGAGGACAAACTTTGAAAGAAATAAGAAGTAAAGCTATTGAACATACCGTTGAAAAAATAGGCTGTGTGATAGCAGCTACAGTGCTATGGGGTTGA